In the genome of Arachis hypogaea cultivar Tifrunner chromosome 9, arahy.Tifrunner.gnm2.J5K5, whole genome shotgun sequence, the window TTTTTAGAGGCAAGGACACTCGCACCAATTTCACTTGCAATCTTCACAGAGCTTTGTCCCAAAAGCAAATAAAAACCTTCATCGATTATGAGCTTCGCAAAGGATATGAGTTATCGCCTGCACTCTCCCCGTGAGGAACTTCTAAATGTGTTAAGATTGAGTTATGGTGGATTAAATTATGAGAAGCAACAGATACTTCTAAACATTGCATGCTTTTTAAAGGGAATGTCAAAAAAAAGTGTAGTTGATCTATTGGACTGTTGTGGCTTCTATGCGGTTATTGGCATGAGATCCCTTCTTGATAAGGCTCTTATAACTATATCAAGTAACAATACTGTGGAGATGCATGACCTGATACAACAAATGAGTTGGGAAATTGTTCGTCAAGAATCTCCTGGAAAACGTAGTTGTCTGTCGGATTTTGACGATGCTTGTGATGTTTTGAAGAACAATAAAGTAAGAAAAAGGTACTACTATTTTTTAGGAAGAAAATTTAGTCAAATGCACTGATGTATTTTACTTAAACTCCTTGACAATAATTTAGTTTG includes:
- the LOC112710167 gene encoding disease resistance protein RPP2A-like, which produces MSFAKDMSYRLHSPREELLNVLRLSYGGLNYEKQQILLNIACFLKGMSKKSVVDLLDCCGFYAVIGMRSLLDKALITISSNNTVEMHDLIQQMSWEIVRQESPGKRSCLSDFDDACDVLKNNKGTEAIHGIMLDMSRCRNLCLSPDTFKKMPNLRYLRFFTSLDIDGRLCDLHIPTGLESLPDELRYLEWHACPIQSLPSNFCPENLVTLRMPHSQFKRLWSAESC